One Rhinopithecus roxellana isolate Shanxi Qingling chromosome 7, ASM756505v1, whole genome shotgun sequence DNA segment encodes these proteins:
- the VMA21 gene encoding vacuolar ATPase assembly integral membrane protein VMA21 isoform X1: MLRGKSRLNVEWLGYSPGLLLEHRPLLAGRTARSHCRNESSLASTLKTLLFFTALMITVPIGLYFTTKSYIFEGALGMSNRDSYFYAAIVAVVAVHVVLALFVYVAWNEGSRQWREGKQD; encoded by the exons ATGCTGCGCGGCAAGTCCCGGCTCAACGTGGAGTGGCTGGGCTACTCGCCAGGCCTGCTCCTCGAGCACAGGCCCCTCCTGGCAGGGCGCACGGCGCGGAGCCACTGCCG AAATGAAAGCTCATTAGCATCTACACTGAAGACGCTCCTGTTCTTCACAGCTTTAATGATCACTGTTCCTATTGGGTTATATTTCACAACTAAATCTTATATATTTGAAG gCGCCCTTGGGATGTCCAATAGGGACAGCTATTTTTACGCTGCTATTGTTGCAGTGGTCGCCGTCCATGTGGTCCTGGCCCTCTTTGTGTATGTGGCCTGGAACGAAGGCTCACGACAGTGGCGTGAAGGCAAACAGGATTAA
- the VMA21 gene encoding vacuolar ATPase assembly integral membrane protein VMA21 isoform X2 — MERPDKAALNALQPPEFRNESSLASTLKTLLFFTALMITVPIGLYFTTKSYIFEGALGMSNRDSYFYAAIVAVVAVHVVLALFVYVAWNEGSRQWREGKQD; from the exons ATGGAGCGCCCGGATAAAGCGGCGCTGAAcgcactgcagcctcctgagttcag AAATGAAAGCTCATTAGCATCTACACTGAAGACGCTCCTGTTCTTCACAGCTTTAATGATCACTGTTCCTATTGGGTTATATTTCACAACTAAATCTTATATATTTGAAG gCGCCCTTGGGATGTCCAATAGGGACAGCTATTTTTACGCTGCTATTGTTGCAGTGGTCGCCGTCCATGTGGTCCTGGCCCTCTTTGTGTATGTGGCCTGGAACGAAGGCTCACGACAGTGGCGTGAAGGCAAACAGGATTAA